CTCTTCGGTAACCGGCGGCGCCATGCGCCTGCTTCAGGAGTTGGTGGGCCCGGCGAAAGCACGGGAGTTGTTGTTTACCGCGGAAAATATCAGCGGCGAAGAGGCGGCCCGCATCGGCCTTGTCAACAAGGCGGTGCCGCCGGAGAAATTACTGCCTGAATCCCTGGCGATGGCGGCAAAAATTGCCCAAAACTCGGCCTTTTCAATTAAAATGATTAAAAAAGGGTTGTTAATGGCGAGCGGCGAGGCAAGTCTGGAAACGCTCATGAATTTTGAAGTCGAGGCTTGCCTGGCATGTGTTTCCACGCAGGAGCGCGTCGCATCGCTCATCAGCTTCGAAGATAGAAAAAGATAACCGGACTGGAGGACACATGGATTTAAGAAGAATATTGAATGCTGAGTCCGTGGCGATTGTGGGCGCCTCTAAAGTGGTAACCAAACGCGGGTATCAGGCAATCAAAACCCTTCTTGATGAAAAGTATGAGGGAAGTATTTATCCGGTCAACCCAAAGGAAAAGCGCGTATTGGGCCTTACCTGCTATCCGGATCTTGCCGCCATTCCGGGCGTTGTCGATATCGCATTGATTACCACACCGGCCCACACCGTTCCGGAGTTGCTAAAGGCCTGCGGCCAAAAAGGCATCGCCGGAGCCGTGATCATTGCGGGTGGATTCAGGGAGACGGGCGAAGAAGGGGTGCAGCTCGAAAATCAAATTATCGAGAGCGCGCGGCAGCACAAGGTGCGACTGATCGGCCCCAACACCTCCGGTATGATGAACTTAAAGACGAACCTCAATCTGGTGGGGCTCAAGGGTACCCGAAGCGGCGACATCGCGCTGCTGTCTCAAAGCGGGAATATGGCCTTGAGCCTAATCACAGAGGCCAAAATCAAAAGCCTGAAGGGGTATTCCTATTATGTCGGCGTCGGCAATGAGGCGGATATTCGATTTCATGAGTATCTGGAATTTTTCAGGCAGGATCCGGGCACCCGGGCCATCGTTATGTATGTTGAGGGGATGCACCAGGGCCGGGAGTTTTTGATCCAAGCCTATAAAACAACCATCGATAAGCCCATTATTTTACTCAAAAGCGGCCGGTCGTCCAAGGGAAAACAGTCCGCCGGATCGCATACCGGCGCACTGGCCGGTATTTCGGAAGTTTCAAACACTGCTTTCAGGCGGGCCGGAATTGTGGTCATTGAAAATTCCGATGAACTCTTCCCGGCCGCGGAAACGCTTTCCAGCCTGCCGCCCATTCGCAACAACAGCGTCGCCATTCTGGCAGACGGCGGCGGACACGCCACGATTGCCGCCGATCTGTTAACCGATCTGGGCATGCACATTCCGGAATTAAATGAAAAAACACAAGCGAAGCTCAGAAAGATTCTTCCGGCCGGAGCCGCAGTGCGAAATCCGGTGGATGTGGCCGGCGGCACGGATGCGGAACCCGCCCTGATGGCCGAGTGCGCCAAAATCATCATGAAAGATCCCCAAGTGGGCGGCCTTTTAATTGCCGGTCTATTCGGCGGTTACGGCATTCGCTTTTCAGAAACCCTGTCTCTTCAGGAAGAAGATGCGGCGCACCAGATGGGAAAAATTGTTAAAAAACAGGAGAAGCCCATTATCGTCCATAGCCTGTATACCTTTGAAAAACCGCACTCGCTGCATTTACTTCGCTATTATAATATTCCGGTGTATGACTCTCTGGACATCGCCTGCAAATGCATCGGCGTATTGGGCCAATACGGTGAATACCTGAGAAGCTATCATGCCAAAACCAATTTCATTCTGAATCCCGACGCCAAAAGAAAACCCCAGGGCGTCAGCCTGATTGAGGAAGCCAGGCAACGCGGCAACGGCCTGCTGCTGGAAATTGAGGGAAAACAGCTTTTGGCACTCCACGGCGCGCCCATAGCCCTGGATAAAAGCCTGACGCCAAACGGCCGAAACGCGAAGGCATCGCGTCATGCCGACAAGCTTCATTGCCGTTCCTTTCTGGCCAAAACCGCCGACGAAGCCGTGAATATCGCAAAACACATAGACAGCGCTGTTGCCATGAAAATCATCTCGCCGGACATTTTGCACAAGAGCGACGCCAAAGGCGTTCGCCTGAATATACGGACGGAAAAAGAAATTCGGGATGCCTTTAAAAGCATCATGGAACATGCCCGGCAATACGCACCCCATGCGGATATTCGAGGCGTCTCCATCTCTCCCATGGCCAGCGCGGGACTGGAAGTGATTATCGGCACCAAAATCGATGACCAGTTCGGGCCTGTCATCATGTACGGCTTGGGCGGCATCATGGTGGAAATTCTGAAAGATGTTTCCTTTCGGGTCGTGCCGATTTCCAGAAGATCCGCCAAAAAAATGATCGAGGATACAAAATCTTTTCCCATTCTCAATGGCGCCCGCGGGCAGGCGCCCTATGACAAAAAGGCGCTGGAGGATTTGCTGTTGACCTGCTCCGAAGTCGTCGAAAGCTATCCGGAAATACAGGAAATGGATTTAAACCCCGTTATCCTGCATGAAAAGGGACTGAGTATTGTGGATGTGCGGATTATCTTGAAAAAAATAACCGGTTGGGAATGCCATTAAACCGGCAGTCCCTCTAACGTGCATGGTTGAACCAAGAAGCGCCCCCTTAAGGTGCCTCAACGTTAATAATGAGTCTGTTTCATGCATGAACCTGAAGGCCCCTGCCCCAACGCCCTTTGCCGCAGCAAATGATCCGCCAGCACCAGGCTGACCATGGCTTCACAGACGACGTTGATTCTGGGAATGGCCGAAATGTCGTGGCGGCCTTTGATACTCAGCGTTTTGGGGTGATTCGACCGGTCGATGGTATGTTGCTCTATTTGAATGGAGGGAATCGGTTTGACCGCCACCCGCGCGATGATGTCATCCCCATTGGAAATTCCCGCGAGAATGCCGCCGGCATGATTCGTGGCAAACCCCTCGGGCGTTATCGGGTCATTGTTTTCAGATCCCAGCATGCCAGCGGCGTTAAATCCGGCGCCGATCTCGACCCCTTTTACCGCGCCGATGCCCATTAAAGCGCCGGCCAAAGCCGCGTCCAATTTATCAAATACAGGTTCCCCTAAGCCGGACGGCATCCCCTTGACCCGAATCTCCACTACCCCGCCGATCGAATCCCCCTTTTTCTTCACGTCCGCAACCCGCTGGGCCATCTCGGGCACCACCGACCTATCCGGGCAGCCGAATTCGTTTTTATCCACCTCTTCCAAGTCCCGTCGCGCGGCCCGAATGCCGCCCAGCTCAATCGTACAGGCTGATACGGTGATGGTTTCTTGCGCCAGAAGCACATTGGAAACGGCTCCTGCCGCCACCCGGCCGACGGTCTCGCGGGCGGACGCCCGGCCGCCGCCCCGCCAGTCCCGAATGCCGTATTTCGCCTGGTAGGTAAAATCCCCGTGACCAGGCCGGTAAATATCGGCCATCTCTTCATAGGCACTGGATCTGGCGTCTTTGTTATGCACCATGATCAGAATGGGGGTGCCCGTGGTAACGCCGTTAAAAACACCGGACAGAATTATGGCCTGGTCGGGTTCTTTTCGAGGGGTGCTGGCGGCGGAGCGCCCGGGACGCCGCCGGTCCAGCATCCGTTGAATGGTCTCTTCGCTCAACGGCAGATGGGGCGGGCAGCCGTCCACCACAACGCCGACGGCTTTTCCGTGAGACTCCCCCCAGGTCGTTATTCTAAACAGCGTGCCAAACGTGCTGCCGGCCATACTCATTTCCTTTCACCCGCGATCGACGCGCGGGGTAACTCGTGTACGTAAACGTAAATGTGCGCGTGTACGTTTACGTGCACGAAGTACCGCATCGTTGTTCTTTTCGTGCTCGAACCAGCGCGGACTGGGGGTGGGGGTTAACTTTTATAGAGAGTCTCAAGCACATCCCAGAAATCAGGAAAAGATTTTCCCACACACCCTTCGTTCTTGATTATGATCCCCGGCACTTTCAAGCCGGCCATGGCGAAACTCATCGCAATGCGGTGATCCTCATAAGTCTCTATTTCGGCGCCTTTCGGACTGCCACCCACGATGGTCATGCCCGAATCCGTGCAATCCGCATCAATGCCCATGCGATTGAGTTCCGTCACAACGGCGCCGAGCCGGTCGCTTTCCTTTGCCTTTAAGTGCGCCACATTGCGAATCGTCGTGGTTCCTTTGGCAAAGGCGGCCACCACGGCAAGGGTCGGCACGACATCCGGCATATCGGACATATCCACATCCACGCCGGTTAGATCATGGCCGGTGATGCAAATGCCGTCCGATTCTTCCAACACATGGCACCCCATGGCCGCCAGCACATCGATAAATCGCACATCCCCTTGCCGGGTACGCCGGCTCGTGCCGTTTACTTTTACGGATTTACCGCAAATCGCGGCAGCCCCCCAGAAATAGCTCGCCTGCGAGCAGTCGGGTTCCACGGCATAGGTGCCGGATCGATAGGTCTGTCCGCCGGCCACTCGAAAGCGCGTATACCCGTCCCGGTCCACCGGGACACCCAGCTGCGTCATGACTTCCAGGGTCATGTCCACGTACG
This sequence is a window from Desulfobacterales bacterium. Protein-coding genes within it:
- a CDS encoding acetate--CoA ligase family protein; this translates as MDLRRILNAESVAIVGASKVVTKRGYQAIKTLLDEKYEGSIYPVNPKEKRVLGLTCYPDLAAIPGVVDIALITTPAHTVPELLKACGQKGIAGAVIIAGGFRETGEEGVQLENQIIESARQHKVRLIGPNTSGMMNLKTNLNLVGLKGTRSGDIALLSQSGNMALSLITEAKIKSLKGYSYYVGVGNEADIRFHEYLEFFRQDPGTRAIVMYVEGMHQGREFLIQAYKTTIDKPIILLKSGRSSKGKQSAGSHTGALAGISEVSNTAFRRAGIVVIENSDELFPAAETLSSLPPIRNNSVAILADGGGHATIAADLLTDLGMHIPELNEKTQAKLRKILPAGAAVRNPVDVAGGTDAEPALMAECAKIIMKDPQVGGLLIAGLFGGYGIRFSETLSLQEEDAAHQMGKIVKKQEKPIIVHSLYTFEKPHSLHLLRYYNIPVYDSLDIACKCIGVLGQYGEYLRSYHAKTNFILNPDAKRKPQGVSLIEEARQRGNGLLLEIEGKQLLALHGAPIALDKSLTPNGRNAKASRHADKLHCRSFLAKTADEAVNIAKHIDSAVAMKIISPDILHKSDAKGVRLNIRTEKEIRDAFKSIMEHARQYAPHADIRGVSISPMASAGLEVIIGTKIDDQFGPVIMYGLGGIMVEILKDVSFRVVPISRRSAKKMIEDTKSFPILNGARGQAPYDKKALEDLLLTCSEVVESYPEIQEMDLNPVILHEKGLSIVDVRIILKKITGWECH
- the aroC gene encoding chorismate synthase, encoding MAGSTFGTLFRITTWGESHGKAVGVVVDGCPPHLPLSEETIQRMLDRRRPGRSAASTPRKEPDQAIILSGVFNGVTTGTPILIMVHNKDARSSAYEEMADIYRPGHGDFTYQAKYGIRDWRGGGRASARETVGRVAAGAVSNVLLAQETITVSACTIELGGIRAARRDLEEVDKNEFGCPDRSVVPEMAQRVADVKKKGDSIGGVVEIRVKGMPSGLGEPVFDKLDAALAGALMGIGAVKGVEIGAGFNAAGMLGSENNDPITPEGFATNHAGGILAGISNGDDIIARVAVKPIPSIQIEQHTIDRSNHPKTLSIKGRHDISAIPRINVVCEAMVSLVLADHLLRQRALGQGPSGSCMKQTHY
- the aroA gene encoding 3-phosphoshikimate 1-carboxyvinyltransferase; this translates as MKSIETQPVRENSDICVPGSKSFTHRILIASALSDGLCRVNNPLKSEDTMLTLSGLRQMGIRMDIAPNEITVHGRSGNLEPVAGPIHLGNSGTSLRLLTGICALGKGPYVLDGTQRMRERPIQDLVDGLTQIGVQAHSIEKNGCPPVYVKGDRIKGGEVQLKCGISSQFLSSMLLLAPYTAEGLNIHIIEGPVSKPYVDMTLEVMTQLGVPVDRDGYTRFRVAGGQTYRSGTYAVEPDCSQASYFWGAAAICGKSVKVNGTSRRTRQGDVRFIDVLAAMGCHVLEESDGICITGHDLTGVDVDMSDMPDVVPTLAVVAAFAKGTTTIRNVAHLKAKESDRLGAVVTELNRMGIDADCTDSGMTIVGGSPKGAEIETYEDHRIAMSFAMAGLKVPGIIIKNEGCVGKSFPDFWDVLETLYKS